ATAATCTTTAGTTACCTACTATTGAAATTTTTTCGCGTTTACTTTACGCTCATTTTCTGTCAAGTAGATTTTACGCAAACGGATAGATTGTGGTGTAACCTCGATGTATTCGTCTGCTTGGATATATTCCATAGATTCTTCTAGAGAGAATTTAATTGCTGGTGCGATACGTGTGTTATCATCTGTACCAGATGCACGCATATTTGTCAATTGTTTACCTTTAACAATATTGATCGTTAAGTCATTGTCACGGATGTGCTCTCCTAAGATTTGTCCTTCATAAATATCCACACCTGGATCAACGAAGAACTTACCTCTATCTTGTAGCTTATCAATAGAATAAGCAGTTGTTGTACCTTTATCCAAAGAGATCAATACACCATGCAAACGTCCAGGGATTGTTCCTCTCCAAGGCTCGTATCCTTTCAAACGGTGCGCCATAACAGCCTCTCCAGCTGTAGCAGTCAATACGTTGTTACGAAGACCAATGATACCACGAGAAGGAATTTCGAACTCAAGATGTTGCATTTCACCTTTCGTTTCCATCACTAAAAGCTCACCTTTACGTTGTGTTACCAACTCGATCACTTTACCCGAAACTTCTGCAGGAACGTCAACAACCAACACCTCGATAGGCTCACATTTCTTGCCGTCGATCTCTTTCAAGATTACTTGCGGTTGACCTACTTGCAATTCGTAACCTTCGCGACGCATTGTTTCGATCAATACAGATAAGTGAAGGATACCACGTCCATATACCAACCAAGCGTCTGGAGATTCAGTAGGAACGACACGTAATGCCAAGTTCTTCTCTAATTCTTTTTGTAGACGATCGTGAATATGTCTAGAAGTAACCAATTTACCTTCTTTACCAAAGAATGGTGAGTTATTGATCGTGAACAACATATTCATTGTTGGCTCATCAATGCTAATAACTTCCAATTGCTCCGGGTTGTCAAAATCAGCGATTGTATCACCGATATCGAAACCTTCGATACCAACAACAGCACAAATATCACCACATTTAACTTCC
The window above is part of the Sphingobacterium sp. ML3W genome. Proteins encoded here:
- the typA gene encoding translational GTPase TypA, which produces MQNIRNIAIIAHVDHGKTTLVDKILHFTNLFRDNDGTGDLILDNNDLERERGITIVAKNVSVEYKGVKINVIDTPGHADFGGEVERVLKMADGVVLLVDAFEGPMPQTRFVTQKALSLGLKPLVVVNKVDKENCRPEEVYENVFDLFFSLDATEEQLAFPVLYGSSKHGWMSTDWKEKKEDVSELLDAIISHFPPSPFVEGTLQMQITSLDYSTFVGRIAIGRVARGIIKEGQPISLVKRDGKIVKSRVKELHTFEGLGRRRVQEVKCGDICAVVGIEGFDIGDTIADFDNPEQLEVISIDEPTMNMLFTINNSPFFGKEGKLVTSRHIHDRLQKELEKNLALRVVPTESPDAWLVYGRGILHLSVLIETMRREGYELQVGQPQVILKEIDGKKCEPIEVLVVDVPAEVSGKVIELVTQRKGELLVMETKGEMQHLEFEIPSRGIIGLRNNVLTATAGEAVMAHRLKGYEPWRGTIPGRLHGVLISLDKGTTTAYSIDKLQDRGKFFVDPGVDIYEGQILGEHIRDNDLTINIVKGKQLTNMRASGTDDNTRIAPAIKFSLEESMEYIQADEYIEVTPQSIRLRKIYLTENERKVNAKKFQ